Sequence from the Prunus persica cultivar Lovell chromosome G5, Prunus_persica_NCBIv2, whole genome shotgun sequence genome:
aaaaagatgaaaatatagaTTTGCGCTAGTTAGCTAAGTGAACATTTTCGTCCATTTGCACCAAAGTTCGATTCTCATCCTCGTACATTAGAGTAGTTTAAAATATCACTTTGTAAAATAGCGATAATTAATTTGATATCTACtagcatgtgccaattggttttattttttattttttattttatttttagaattaagaaaagataacatgagTAGTTAtattccataaaagtaggatctattatatgaatttgtttttaatatgaaaaaaaaagtaaatttaccatattatcatcatttaattaataattttaattattaatatttgaattctgatattttaaatgtttcactattatctgccttttgctttatatatatagaaggtATAGATAAATATAAAGCAAGATAAATTCCCGTGCAAAAGTGATATATATCATGattccttttttaatttctattaTCACGCCATATGAAtactaacaaataaatatttatacatCCCAAGCAATgatgattatttatttatttttattatttttattttttacagaAACATAATAATCCCCCTATTACCAAAACACtaataaattcatttttttaatgagaaaaaaggaaagataataaaataaccGGATTCGGAACCGAAAAGAAAACCCGTTATAGATATATAAGGAGGCCCAAAACCTAGGGTTTAGCCTCACAAGCATACACAGATATACGATCATGGCAGAGAAGACAGTCTCTGAACTCGCCGAAACCAACTCGGAAACCGCCGCCGCTGCCGAGGACATGGAACTAGAAGCCTCAGAGCCCGCCCCGGCCGAAAAACCCGATGAGGGCACTAACGGCGAGGCTGAGGCGAACGCGAAACGGCTCAGGGATGAGGAGGGGAGTGAAGGAAACGACGCCGTGGCGAAGAAGACGAAGGTGGAGAAGTCGCCGGAAGAGGAGCGGTTGGAGAAGTTGGGGGAAGGAAAAGAGTCGGGTCGGGTCAGCCTGGGCCCGAAGAGTTTCGGGTCGTCCGTGGAGATGTTTGACTACTTCTACAGGTTGCTTCATTATTGGCCGACTGATCTCAGTGTTAATAAGGTACCCAAAGAAAGCTATTTATTTGCTCTTGATCCTCTCTGCACTGTTTGCTTGTGCTGAAAGTTGTATGGAATTCAGATAGAATAAAAATCGGAACTTTTTCTCAATACATAACGGTATAATTAGCGTTATAATATGGTGTCCCGTGGTTGTGGTGAATGTGGTTATGAGAATTTTGGTTTGGCTTGTGTCTTCTCCCGTTTGGTCGATCATGAACTGttggaaagaaaacaaaaggcaaagagttttcttttctcaaagTCTGAGACTTTTGCGGTTTTGGTAAATATTAATTGGTTGacaattgtttttttgttttaatttaatcAGTGAAGTTGGAGTTATTTGTTTGATCCTTGTGT
This genomic interval carries:
- the LOC18776855 gene encoding protein DCL, chloroplastic gives rise to the protein MAEKTVSELAETNSETAAAAEDMELEASEPAPAEKPDEGTNGEAEANAKRLRDEEGSEGNDAVAKKTKVEKSPEEERLEKLGEGKESGRVSLGPKSFGSSVEMFDYFYRLLHYWPTDLSVNKYEHLVLLDLLKKGHAEPDKKIGGGVQAFQVRTHPLYKSRCFFLIREDETVDDFSFRKCVDQILPLPENMKAHSDANKALGGKGGRGGGGGRGGWRGRGRGKPRN